The proteins below come from a single Eucalyptus grandis isolate ANBG69807.140 chromosome 3, ASM1654582v1, whole genome shotgun sequence genomic window:
- the LOC104436740 gene encoding probable starch synthase 4, chloroplastic/amyloplastic isoform X2 — protein MSTCLLSRGLSGPCRRDSSFPRTFASPAPHRRLLPASCKMRQCGLSSGSRRPRVKKASPDRPPSIVVNGEGEEDAALAESVRSAGREIVADDSDGVVIDVENQNADRTEASDGTAMETNLVNELKKAMGPLSG, from the exons ATGTCCACGTGCTTGCTAAGCCGGGGGCTGAGCGGGCCGTGCCGGAGGGACTCGAGCTTCCCGCGGACCTTCGCTTCCCCTGCCCCTCACCGCCGGCTTCTCCCCGCCTCCTGCAAGATGCGGCAGTGCGGCCTCAG TTCTGGGAGCAGGAGGCCGCGGGTCAAGAAGGCTTCGCCGGATAGGCCGCCGTCGATTGTGGTTAATGGAGAGGGCGAAGAGGACGCTGCTTTGGCGGAGAGCGTGCGTAGCGCTGGTCGGGAAATTGTGGCTGATGATTCCGATGGAGTCGTGATTGATGTGGAGAACCAGAATGCTGATAGAACAGAAGCTTCCGACGGTACGGCGATGGAGAcaaatttg GTGAATGAGCTTAAGAAAGCTATGGGACCACTCTCTGGGTGA
- the LOC104436740 gene encoding probable starch synthase 4, chloroplastic/amyloplastic isoform X1, protein MSTCLLSRGLSGPCRRDSSFPRTFASPAPHRRLLPASCKMRQCGLSSGSRRPRVKKASPDRPPSIVVNGEGEEDAALAESVRSAGREIVADDSDGVVIDVENQNADRTEASDGTAMETNLAPCFVDGVTLTTVRKMTLRTSNLR, encoded by the exons ATGTCCACGTGCTTGCTAAGCCGGGGGCTGAGCGGGCCGTGCCGGAGGGACTCGAGCTTCCCGCGGACCTTCGCTTCCCCTGCCCCTCACCGCCGGCTTCTCCCCGCCTCCTGCAAGATGCGGCAGTGCGGCCTCAG TTCTGGGAGCAGGAGGCCGCGGGTCAAGAAGGCTTCGCCGGATAGGCCGCCGTCGATTGTGGTTAATGGAGAGGGCGAAGAGGACGCTGCTTTGGCGGAGAGCGTGCGTAGCGCTGGTCGGGAAATTGTGGCTGATGATTCCGATGGAGTCGTGATTGATGTGGAGAACCAGAATGCTGATAGAACAGAAGCTTCCGACGGTACGGCGATGGAGAcaaatttg GCACCATGTTTCGTTGATGGAGTGACTCTCACCACAGTGAGGAAGATGACTCTCCGCACTTCGAATCTAAG GTGA